The Drosophila nasuta strain 15112-1781.00 chromosome 2L, ASM2355853v1, whole genome shotgun sequence genome window below encodes:
- the LOC132783524 gene encoding ras-related protein Rab-5A-like isoform X2, with protein sequence MDHYKVVILGAAVVGKSSLVLRFVKGQFHEYQESTIGAAFFTQTICIKDTVVKFEIWDTAGQERFHSLVSMYYRNAQAAIVVYDIQNQDSFQRAKTWLKELRKQAPPNIVIALAGNKADLSNIRVVEFDEAKQYAEENGLLFMETSAKTGLNVNDIFLAIAKKLPKNDNNQGTVIKLNGNEPTQTTKNCCK encoded by the exons TTGTAATTTTAGGTGCTGCTGTAGTGGGCAAATCATCGCTGGTGCTGCGCTTCGTTAAGGGCCAGTTTCACGAGTACCAGGAGAGCACGATAGGTGCTGCCTTCTTCACACAAACCATTTGCATAAAGGATACGGTGGTCAAGTTCGAGATCTGGGATACAGCCGGTCAGGAGCG GTTTCACAGCTTAGTTTCCATGTATTATAGAAACGCGCAGGCCGCCATCGTTGTCTACGATATACAGAATCAGGACAGTTTTCAGCGTGCAAAAACTTGGCTCAAAGAACTACGTAAACAA GCCCCACCGAACATTGTCATTGCGTTGGCTGGCAATAAGGCGGACTTGTCTAACATTCGCGTTGTTGAGTTTGACGAGGCGAAGCAATACGCAGAGGAGAACGGATTGTTGTTCATGGAGACGTCCGCGAAGACGGGCTTGAATGTCAATGATATCTTCTTGGCAATTG CAAAGAAACTACCGAAGAACGACAACAATCAGGGAACTGTTATAAAACTAAATGGAAATGAACCGACTCAAACGACGAAAAACTGTTGCAAGTAA
- the LOC132783524 gene encoding ras-related protein Rab-5A-like isoform X1 — protein sequence MDHYKVVILGAAVVGKSSLVLRFVKGQFHEYQESTIGAAFFTQTICIKDTVVKFEIWDTAGQERFHSLVSMYYRNAQAAIVVYDIQNQDSFQRAKTWLKELRKQAPPNIVIALAGNKADLSNIRVVEFDEAKQYAEENGLLFMETSAKTGLNVNDIFLAIAKKLPKNDNNQGTVIKLNGNEPTQTTKNCCKK from the exons TTGTAATTTTAGGTGCTGCTGTAGTGGGCAAATCATCGCTGGTGCTGCGCTTCGTTAAGGGCCAGTTTCACGAGTACCAGGAGAGCACGATAGGTGCTGCCTTCTTCACACAAACCATTTGCATAAAGGATACGGTGGTCAAGTTCGAGATCTGGGATACAGCCGGTCAGGAGCG GTTTCACAGCTTAGTTTCCATGTATTATAGAAACGCGCAGGCCGCCATCGTTGTCTACGATATACAGAATCAGGACAGTTTTCAGCGTGCAAAAACTTGGCTCAAAGAACTACGTAAACAA GCCCCACCGAACATTGTCATTGCGTTGGCTGGCAATAAGGCGGACTTGTCTAACATTCGCGTTGTTGAGTTTGACGAGGCGAAGCAATACGCAGAGGAGAACGGATTGTTGTTCATGGAGACGTCCGCGAAGACGGGCTTGAATGTCAATGATATCTTCTTGGCAATTG CAAAGAAACTACCGAAGAACGACAACAATCAGGGAACTGTTATAAAACTAAATGGAAATGAACCGACTCAAACGACGAAAAACTGTTGCAA aaaatga